The Cellulomonas sp. S1-8 genome has a window encoding:
- a CDS encoding FtsX-like permease family protein, whose amino-acid sequence MWQLASSGVRAHRGAFAGTAVVLAVAAAVLAVTGVLFESGTRLQSGGDPASGALLVSLASSYAGTLIVVVVMVVAATVSLALRSRRREFALLRAVGATPSQVRRAVTLEVGVVSLVAAPLGAVAGLFGARLLDPVLVRSGMVAPDFTSALSPLPVLVAVALIAVTAIPVGRLGAREAARTAPTAALQQSAVEDRQVGIGRRVTALVMTLGGLGAAFSSLWIPGAMGSATASMSAFLLIGATALAGPVLVGWIFDRVARMHPSGGNPATMLAVRNVRGFSRRLTTVVVPLALVVAAATVQTSVNRAITTAVQQEFVASVAADLVVTPTEGATQDLTAQVEAVPGVATVVPLATVPGEVRTDTEGGALAWEATALRVVPAGTTALDPDVVTGSLADIDAPDTVAVSSDTAFTSGAGLGETLTLRLGGDEVDATVVAVFSRGLGVAGIITGPATAEAHGLPVVADTLLVDLADGADASDAAAAITALGASAADPQTHISTSMGSAGGENDIGTALLLLLLAVVAVGAASTLAMTTVARRDELALLHRTGTTRRQLMAMTMVEATITGVTAWVVGTVAVVPAVIGVSAGLFAGLPVVDLPSYGIVSAAVVLFALVATALAARRTTAVATAVA is encoded by the coding sequence ATGTGGCAGCTCGCGTCCTCGGGCGTCCGCGCCCACCGCGGGGCCTTCGCCGGCACCGCCGTCGTCCTGGCCGTCGCCGCGGCGGTCCTCGCCGTCACGGGCGTCCTGTTCGAGTCGGGCACGCGCCTGCAGTCCGGCGGGGACCCGGCCTCCGGGGCTCTGCTGGTGTCCCTCGCCTCGTCGTACGCCGGCACGCTGATCGTCGTCGTGGTGATGGTCGTCGCAGCGACCGTCAGCCTCGCGCTGCGCAGCCGCCGACGGGAGTTCGCACTGCTGCGTGCGGTCGGCGCGACCCCGTCGCAGGTGCGGCGAGCCGTCACCCTCGAGGTGGGGGTGGTCTCGCTCGTCGCCGCACCGCTGGGTGCGGTCGCCGGCCTGTTCGGTGCTCGCCTCCTGGACCCCGTGCTCGTGCGCAGCGGGATGGTCGCACCCGACTTCACCTCGGCGCTCTCGCCGTTGCCCGTCCTGGTCGCCGTCGCGCTGATCGCGGTCACCGCGATCCCCGTGGGACGGCTCGGCGCCCGGGAGGCCGCGCGCACCGCACCCACCGCCGCGCTCCAGCAGAGCGCCGTCGAGGACCGGCAGGTCGGGATCGGCCGGCGGGTCACCGCCCTGGTGATGACCCTCGGCGGGCTCGGCGCCGCGTTCTCGTCCCTGTGGATCCCGGGCGCGATGGGGAGCGCCACGGCCTCGATGTCGGCCTTCCTGCTGATCGGTGCCACGGCGCTCGCCGGACCCGTCCTGGTCGGCTGGATCTTCGACCGCGTGGCGCGGATGCACCCGTCCGGCGGCAATCCGGCCACGATGCTCGCCGTCCGCAACGTGCGCGGCTTCTCACGACGGCTGACGACCGTCGTCGTGCCGCTCGCGCTGGTCGTCGCCGCGGCGACCGTCCAGACGAGCGTGAACCGGGCCATCACGACCGCAGTCCAGCAGGAGTTCGTCGCCTCGGTCGCCGCGGACCTCGTCGTCACGCCCACCGAGGGTGCGACGCAGGACCTGACCGCGCAGGTGGAGGCGGTACCGGGTGTCGCGACCGTCGTCCCGCTCGCGACCGTCCCGGGCGAGGTGCGCACGGACACCGAGGGTGGCGCCCTGGCGTGGGAGGCGACCGCGCTGCGGGTCGTCCCCGCCGGCACCACGGCGCTCGACCCGGACGTCGTCACGGGCTCGCTCGCCGACATCGACGCCCCGGACACCGTGGCCGTCAGCAGCGACACGGCGTTCACGTCCGGTGCCGGGCTGGGGGAGACGCTCACGCTCCGCCTCGGCGGCGACGAGGTCGACGCGACCGTCGTCGCGGTGTTCTCCCGCGGCCTGGGCGTCGCAGGGATCATCACCGGTCCCGCGACGGCCGAGGCCCACGGGCTGCCGGTCGTGGCGGACACCCTGCTGGTCGACCTGGCCGACGGCGCGGACGCGTCCGACGCGGCGGCGGCGATCACGGCCCTGGGCGCGTCGGCGGCGGACCCGCAGACCCACATCTCCACCTCGATGGGGTCGGCCGGCGGCGAGAACGACATCGGGACGGCGCTGCTCCTGCTGCTGCTCGCCGTCGTGGCGGTCGGCGCGGCGAGCACGCTGGCCATGACGACGGTGGCGCGGCGTGACGAGCTCGCGCTGCTGCACCGCACCGGCACCACCCGTCGCCAGCTCATGGCGATGACCATGGTCGAGGCGACGATCACCGGCGTGACGGCCTGGGTGGTCGGCACGGTGGCGGTGGTGCCGGCGGTGATCGGTGTGAGCGCCGGTCTGTTCGCCGGCCTGCCGGTGGTCGACCTGCCGTCCTACGGCATCGTCAGTGCGGCGGTCGTGCTCTTCGCGCTGGTCGCGACCGCACTGGCGGCCCGCCGCACGACGGCGGTGGCGACGGCCGTCGCGTAG
- a CDS encoding VanZ family protein, protein MLVVAPLTAVALGLLLWRLHRRGGMTVLRVLVGVALCVYVAGIVANTVLPIYLDKPDSDMPWHAYLNLTPLADTEVADMVRNVVVFVPFGVLLPLVTGTRSVVRVVLSGFLLSLLMETAQLVNALVANGGHVADVNDLLANTLGAPIGYALLRLGERVPGVRDVVRAATWPPPRPRS, encoded by the coding sequence ATGCTCGTCGTCGCGCCGCTGACGGCCGTCGCCCTCGGGCTCCTGCTGTGGCGGCTGCACCGCCGCGGCGGCATGACGGTCCTGCGGGTGCTCGTCGGCGTGGCGCTGTGCGTGTACGTCGCGGGGATCGTCGCCAACACCGTCCTGCCGATCTACCTCGACAAGCCCGACAGCGACATGCCGTGGCACGCGTACCTCAACCTGACGCCCCTGGCCGACACCGAGGTGGCGGACATGGTCCGCAACGTCGTGGTGTTCGTGCCGTTCGGCGTGCTGCTGCCGCTCGTCACGGGCACCCGCTCCGTCGTACGCGTCGTGCTGTCCGGGTTCCTGCTCAGCCTGCTGATGGAGACGGCGCAGCTGGTGAACGCGCTCGTCGCGAACGGCGGGCACGTCGCCGACGTCAACGACCTGCTCGCGAACACGCTCGGTGCGCCGATCGGGTACGCGCTGCTCCGCCTGGGGGAGCGCGTCCCCGGCGTGCGGGACGTGGTGCGCGCCGCGACCTGGCCGCCGCCGCGGCCGCGCTCGTGA
- a CDS encoding flavin-dependent oxidoreductase: protein MSAPHVLIAGGGIGGLAVALTLHQIGVPFTVLEGARELAPLGVGINLQPNAVRELDDLGIGPDVLDGIGVPAREWALVGRNGNDIYSEPRGLLAGYRWPQYALHRGRLQLLLAQVVQERAGVDAIRLGHRVTGYERNADGTVTATGQHPDGTAWRQTGTLLIGADGIHSAVRAQMHPDQPPIRWGGTMMWRGTTQAVPVRTGSSFVGLGSARHRVVVYPISPVDPGTGLATVNWIAELRVDDTAWQRSGWFRQVGVEEFAHHFDGWTYDWLDVPDLLARAEVVYENPMIDRDPVPTWQDGPVLLVGDAAHAMYPTGSNGASQAIMDARHLGAALLRRGVTPDALAAFDAQLCGPISQLVLRNRGAGPFGLLDLVDERCGGDFDDIDDVVPEVERTAFMAGYKAAAGFAIEQLNTAGSTIAPGARVSVTADVQGRTRVR from the coding sequence GTGTCTGCACCGCATGTGCTCATCGCCGGCGGCGGGATCGGGGGGCTCGCCGTCGCGCTGACGTTGCACCAGATCGGCGTGCCGTTCACGGTGCTCGAGGGCGCGCGCGAGCTCGCGCCGCTCGGGGTCGGCATCAACCTGCAGCCCAACGCGGTGCGCGAGCTCGACGACCTGGGCATCGGCCCCGACGTCCTCGACGGCATCGGCGTCCCCGCGCGCGAGTGGGCCCTCGTCGGACGCAACGGCAACGACATCTACAGCGAGCCGCGCGGCCTGCTCGCCGGGTACCGCTGGCCGCAGTACGCGCTGCACCGCGGGCGCCTGCAGCTGCTGCTCGCGCAGGTCGTCCAGGAGCGGGCCGGCGTGGACGCGATCCGGCTCGGCCACCGCGTGACGGGCTACGAGAGGAACGCCGACGGCACGGTGACGGCGACCGGGCAGCACCCCGACGGGACCGCGTGGCGGCAGACCGGCACCCTGCTGATCGGCGCCGACGGCATCCACTCGGCCGTCCGCGCGCAGATGCACCCCGACCAGCCCCCGATCCGCTGGGGCGGCACGATGATGTGGCGCGGCACGACGCAGGCCGTGCCCGTGCGCACCGGGTCGTCGTTCGTGGGCCTGGGCTCGGCCCGGCACCGCGTCGTCGTCTACCCCATCTCGCCCGTCGACCCCGGCACCGGGCTGGCCACCGTCAACTGGATCGCCGAGCTCCGGGTGGACGACACCGCCTGGCAGCGCAGCGGCTGGTTCCGGCAGGTGGGTGTCGAGGAGTTCGCGCACCACTTCGACGGCTGGACGTACGACTGGCTCGACGTGCCGGACCTGCTCGCGCGCGCCGAGGTCGTCTACGAGAACCCGATGATCGACCGCGACCCCGTCCCGACCTGGCAGGACGGCCCGGTGCTGCTCGTCGGCGACGCCGCCCACGCGATGTACCCGACCGGGTCCAACGGTGCGAGCCAGGCGATCATGGACGCCCGGCACCTCGGTGCCGCGCTGCTCCGGCGCGGCGTGACCCCCGACGCGCTCGCCGCGTTCGACGCACAGCTGTGCGGGCCGATCTCGCAGCTGGTCCTGCGCAACCGCGGCGCCGGGCCGTTCGGTCTGCTCGACCTCGTCGACGAGCGGTGCGGCGGGGACTTCGACGACATCGACGACGTGGTCCCCGAGGTCGAGCGCACCGCGTTCATGGCCGGCTACAAGGCGGCCGCGGGCTTCGCGATCGAGCAGCTCAACACGGCCGGGTCGACGATCGCGCCGGGGGCGCGGGTGTCGGTGACCGCCGACGTGCAGGGGCGCACCCGGGTGAGGTGA
- a CDS encoding DUF3237 domain-containing protein gives MLALQPPTVRPFCTLEVDLAPMMDLGLGRFGQRRIIPIVGGRVTGRVSGTILDLGADWQSVAHDGVAELDARYAFRTADGAVIEVVNTGYRHGPPEVMAQLASGAPTPPESYSMRSTARLESGHPDYRWLNRMVFVGTGARDASTVQIDLYSVE, from the coding sequence TTGCTGGCACTGCAGCCACCGACCGTGCGGCCGTTCTGCACGCTCGAGGTCGATCTCGCGCCGATGATGGACCTGGGGCTCGGCCGGTTCGGGCAGCGGCGCATCATCCCCATCGTGGGCGGGCGGGTGACGGGCCGGGTCAGCGGGACGATCCTCGACCTCGGCGCCGACTGGCAGTCCGTCGCCCACGACGGCGTGGCCGAGCTCGACGCGCGGTACGCGTTCCGGACCGCGGACGGGGCGGTGATCGAGGTCGTCAACACGGGGTACCGGCACGGTCCGCCTGAGGTGATGGCGCAGCTCGCGTCCGGCGCCCCGACGCCACCGGAGTCCTACTCCATGCGCTCGACGGCGCGGCTCGAGAGCGGGCACCCGGACTACCGCTGGCTCAACCGGATGGTGTTCGTCGGGACCGGTGCGCGCGACGCGAGCACCGTGCAGATCGACCTCTACAGCGTGGAATGA
- a CDS encoding serine hydrolase domain-containing protein: protein MRPRLPLLPRSTPAAAGVSSRAVAALVDRLEASSVECHSLVVVRHGHVVAEGWWAPYSADRSHLLYSLTKSFTAAAVGLSIADGLLSPDDRVVDVLPDHVPADVSEQARRLTVHHLLTMTTGHGADSLEEAWRLEQSDLVKGFLRVPFTDAEGTRHAYDNPTTYVLARMVERVTGRSLPDLLDERLLAPMGVVDAEWDRVGSGAAYGFHGLHLTTEGVAAFGELLRRGGRWGDRQLLPRAWVELATSKQVDSVPYKDDDSHDTDYTCGYGYQIWMSRHGFHGSGAFGQLCVVVPAHGLVVAVTAEGEGQEVLDALWECLLPGLDAADSARDDEVLAERLRSLSLPPVAGSAGPGRSVEATIDGPGADAPVAAGTTVLVEPQDGGWLLRLGPLHVDVGHGTWRESSPPGRPVVASGAWQDDLFVADLRIITTPHTVRVVVDAGAGTARATWSTVPLTTPSLELHLRSPLMTRPDHA from the coding sequence ATGCGCCCGCGACTCCCGCTCCTGCCCCGCTCCACCCCCGCAGCGGCGGGGGTGTCGTCGCGGGCGGTGGCCGCGCTCGTGGACCGGCTCGAGGCGTCGTCCGTCGAGTGCCACTCCCTGGTGGTCGTGCGCCACGGCCACGTCGTCGCGGAGGGCTGGTGGGCGCCCTACTCGGCCGACCGCTCGCACCTGCTGTACTCGCTGACCAAGTCGTTCACGGCGGCCGCGGTGGGTCTGTCGATCGCCGACGGCCTGCTCTCGCCGGACGATCGCGTGGTGGACGTCCTGCCCGACCACGTCCCGGCCGACGTCTCGGAGCAGGCCCGTCGCCTCACCGTGCACCACCTGCTGACCATGACCACCGGTCACGGCGCAGACAGCCTCGAGGAGGCGTGGCGGCTCGAGCAGAGCGACCTCGTCAAGGGCTTCCTGCGTGTCCCGTTCACCGACGCCGAGGGCACGCGGCACGCCTACGACAACCCCACGACCTACGTCCTCGCGCGCATGGTCGAGCGGGTCACCGGCCGCAGCCTGCCGGACCTGCTCGACGAGCGGCTCCTTGCGCCGATGGGCGTCGTCGACGCCGAGTGGGACCGGGTGGGCAGCGGTGCCGCGTACGGGTTCCACGGCCTGCACCTGACGACCGAGGGTGTCGCCGCCTTCGGGGAGCTGCTGCGGCGCGGCGGCCGCTGGGGCGACCGGCAGCTCCTGCCGCGCGCGTGGGTCGAGCTCGCGACCAGCAAGCAGGTCGACAGCGTGCCGTACAAGGACGACGACTCCCACGACACCGACTACACCTGCGGCTACGGCTACCAGATCTGGATGTCCCGCCACGGCTTCCACGGGTCGGGGGCCTTCGGCCAGCTGTGCGTCGTGGTCCCGGCGCACGGCCTCGTCGTCGCGGTGACGGCCGAAGGTGAGGGGCAGGAGGTGCTCGACGCCCTGTGGGAGTGCCTGCTGCCGGGTCTGGACGCCGCAGACAGCGCCCGGGACGACGAGGTGCTCGCGGAGCGGCTGCGGTCCCTGTCGCTCCCGCCGGTCGCGGGGTCGGCCGGCCCCGGGCGGTCCGTCGAGGCGACGATCGACGGGCCTGGTGCGGACGCGCCCGTCGCCGCCGGTACGACGGTGCTCGTCGAGCCCCAGGACGGCGGCTGGCTCCTGCGGCTCGGACCCCTCCACGTCGACGTCGGGCACGGCACGTGGCGGGAGAGCTCCCCGCCGGGCCGCCCGGTCGTCGCGTCCGGCGCCTGGCAGGACGACCTGTTCGTCGCCGACCTGCGCATCATCACCACCCCGCACACGGTCCGGGTGGTCGTCGACGCGGGTGCCGGGACGGCCCGTGCGACGTGGAGCACCGTGCCCCTGACCACGCCGAGTCTCGAGCTGCACCTGCGGTCGCCGCTGATGACGCGGCCCGACCACGCGTAG
- a CDS encoding DUF6578 domain-containing protein: MSVLIWVDGWQMQCCGERFAVGEAIAWRCVAPDTEWLESTLGAVLARRVSAAEEHHDVLPDDHPTTHGTVVEIHAAFNRYAPLGADAVTRSAVPGSTVLRQVAHSGGDEDPPSDTHFDGWVVEVDLLPGRDALRRT; this comes from the coding sequence GTGAGCGTCCTGATCTGGGTCGACGGCTGGCAGATGCAGTGCTGCGGGGAGCGGTTCGCCGTCGGTGAGGCGATCGCCTGGCGCTGCGTGGCTCCGGACACCGAGTGGCTCGAGTCGACGTTGGGGGCCGTGCTCGCCCGACGCGTCTCCGCTGCGGAGGAGCACCACGACGTGCTGCCGGACGACCATCCGACGACGCACGGCACGGTGGTCGAGATCCACGCCGCCTTCAACCGGTACGCACCCCTCGGCGCGGATGCCGTGACCCGCTCCGCTGTGCCGGGTTCGACCGTTCTCCGTCAGGTGGCGCACAGCGGCGGGGACGAGGACCCGCCGTCGGACACCCACTTCGACGGCTGGGTCGTCGAGGTCGACCTGCTGCCGGGGCGTGACGCGCTGCGCCGGACGTGA
- a CDS encoding DMT family transporter: MIESSRGLRNVGVRAALLAAVLFGASAPLAKLLVGDVGPWLLAGLLYAGAGLGMGIWRRLRRAPRVRLPRHEVPWLVGAVAAGGVAGPVLLLFGLASMPASGASLLLNAEGVLTAVIAWVVFREPADRRVVLGMLAIVAGAVVIAVPTGQAQVASVWPALAIVGACACWAVDNNLTRKVSLTDASWLVMVKGAVAGPTNLVVALLLGAALPTVTTTAAALVLGFVAYGLSLVLFIVGLRHVGTARAGAYFSVAPFFGAVLAVALGDAVTWQLLLAGALMAAGTWLHLSERHGHEHTHRVVTHDHGHTHDDGHHDHPHSAGERAAAGVAHRHVHTHDPVTHRHEHYPDAHHRHDH, encoded by the coding sequence GTGATCGAGTCGTCGCGGGGGCTCCGCAACGTCGGCGTCCGGGCGGCGTTGCTGGCCGCGGTGCTGTTCGGTGCGAGCGCCCCGCTCGCGAAGCTGCTCGTCGGCGACGTCGGCCCGTGGCTGCTCGCCGGGCTGCTGTACGCCGGCGCCGGGCTAGGGATGGGGATCTGGCGGCGCCTGCGGCGCGCGCCGCGGGTTCGTCTCCCCCGACACGAGGTGCCGTGGCTCGTCGGCGCAGTGGCCGCCGGTGGCGTCGCGGGGCCGGTCCTGCTCCTGTTCGGGCTGGCGTCGATGCCGGCCTCGGGGGCGTCGCTGCTGCTCAACGCCGAGGGCGTCCTGACGGCGGTGATCGCCTGGGTGGTGTTCCGGGAACCGGCCGACCGGCGGGTGGTGCTCGGGATGCTGGCGATCGTCGCCGGCGCCGTCGTGATCGCGGTGCCGACCGGGCAGGCGCAGGTGGCGAGCGTGTGGCCGGCGCTGGCGATCGTGGGGGCGTGCGCGTGCTGGGCCGTGGACAACAACCTGACCCGGAAGGTCTCGCTGACCGACGCGAGCTGGCTGGTGATGGTGAAGGGCGCCGTCGCCGGCCCGACCAACCTCGTCGTCGCGCTGCTGCTGGGCGCCGCGCTGCCGACGGTGACGACGACGGCTGCCGCGCTGGTGCTGGGCTTCGTCGCCTACGGGTTGAGCCTCGTCCTGTTCATCGTGGGGCTGCGTCACGTGGGTACGGCACGAGCCGGCGCGTACTTCTCGGTCGCACCGTTCTTCGGCGCCGTGCTCGCCGTCGCGCTCGGTGACGCGGTCACGTGGCAGCTGCTGCTGGCCGGTGCGCTGATGGCCGCGGGGACGTGGCTGCACCTGAGCGAACGGCACGGGCACGAGCACACGCACCGAGTCGTCACGCACGACCACGGGCACACGCACGACGACGGGCACCACGACCACCCGCACTCCGCCGGTGAGCGGGCCGCGGCCGGCGTCGCGCACCGCCACGTGCACACCCACGACCCGGTGACCCACCGGCACGAGCACTACCCCGACGCGCACCACCGCCACGACCACTGA